Within the Serratia sp. UGAL515B_01 genome, the region CAGTACGCAATCTCAAAGCCAGCGATTTTACCGATGAAAAATTCGGGGTACCGACGGTAACGGACATACTGAAAGAGCTGGAAAAACCGGGCCGTGACCCTCGTCCTGAATTCAAGACAGCCACATTTGCTGAGGGCGTGGAAACGCTGAACGACCTGCAAATAGGGATGATCCTTGAAGGTTCAGTGACCAATGTCACTAACTTCGGCGCATTCGTTGACATTGGTGTCCACCAGGACGGCCTGGTTCATATCTCTTCATTGGCAGATAAATTCGTTGAAGATCCGCACACCGTGGTAAAAGCCGGAGATATCGTCAAAGTGAAGGTGATGGAAGTCGATCTGCAGCGCAAGCGTATCGCACTCAGCATGCGTTTGGATGAACAGCCAGGAGAAGGTTCACCGCGGCGTGGGGGTAACAGTAACAACTCACCAGTGCGCGATAATACTTCACGCCAACCCGCTAAAACTAAGTCGCGTCATGCCCCCCCTACTGGTACTGGTAATAGTGCGATGGGTGATGCACTTGCTGCCGCTTTTGGCAAAAAACGCTAAACATATTCCGGGGCGGATGAAATACCGCCCTTTTTTTTGCTACTTTTTGATGTACGACAAGGAAATGATTTATTTTTAAGCTACCGAATCTTAACGTATTCCCACTCCGCAGTTCCTATTAGCACCTCACGCATGCTATCCGTTAACATTATTTTCAGCAGCACTCTTTCAGCTCGCCAATTTTATTATGAACACAAATAGTTACTCCTATCATTTGCCGATCAAGATGTTATTGAGTTCTTTTTATCGCTATTTCAGTCAGTAATAATGGGTCAAACCTACCGGTAAAATGCTTCATAAAATTTCAAATAAAACACAATGCGTTAACTTTATTAACTTATTATTCTCATTTGCACTGTTTTGGGCTTAATGCTAAAACTAGCCCCATCAAGTATGGTCGCCTCAAATGTGACTGTACTAACAATTCTTAACGAATATGTTTGTGCTTTTCATTGAACACGATAATCATTCTCATTATTATTGTGTTGCGTATTCATTGTGCAAACTTAGGGTTCGCGAGGGTCATGCAGGTTCTCCCCATTTATCTATTCAGATAATTTGGGCTGCAGAATATTATGAAAGTGACGCTCCAGCAGGAACGCACAAATCATTGAGAAGGTAATATGCATCTTCTTCCTAACAAGACTTATAAAATCACCGGTTTCTCCAGCGAAATCAGCCCCGCTTATCGCCAGAAGCTATTCTCGCTCGGCATGTTACCGGGTTCAATGTTCGACGTCGTACGTGTTGCCCCTCTTGGCGATCCGATAGAAATAAGAACTCGCCGCGTTAATCTGGTACTACGGAAAAAAGATTTGGACCTGATCCTGCTTGATAGCCATACCTAACTCGCTATCTCAACATCAGACCTTTCCGTACATATGTAATAAATGTACGGCCAGTATTTAATTTACTCATATCACGTTG harbors:
- the feoA gene encoding ferrous iron transporter A, with the protein product MHLLPNKTYKITGFSSEISPAYRQKLFSLGMLPGSMFDVVRVAPLGDPIEIRTRRVNLVLRKKDLDLILLDSHT